The following are from one region of the Rosistilla carotiformis genome:
- a CDS encoding glycosyltransferase family 8 protein — MNTQQSTAATAQHAPPADRSDATIDVVCAADDAYAMPLAVTLKSACRNLAKGSRIRLFFITGGINDANWSMIEATLADEPIDIHVIQPDRAIFADLTISHHISHTAYFRLLTAELLPSDVRRVIYLDSDLFIQEDLGHLWALPIEANFCLATVDVACPYVDARLGCANYRMANPYMASLSPIRNYRELGLDGSSEYFNSGVMVLNLDLWRKEEMATRLLKTLRDNQKYVWCWDQYALNVACHGNWGRFDPRWNQGAHVFEYPSARHAPIEVNQWDRMRTDPAIVHFTTEFKPWQHNSNHPRSEVFYEGLDETAWRGWRPDTSRSNFKDWFNRQVLAAIKQATISSRRLTSMWAAG; from the coding sequence GTGAACACACAACAATCAACCGCCGCGACAGCGCAGCACGCTCCGCCCGCCGATCGATCCGATGCGACGATCGATGTCGTTTGTGCGGCCGACGACGCCTATGCGATGCCGTTGGCAGTGACGCTCAAGAGCGCCTGCCGCAACTTGGCAAAAGGTTCTCGGATTCGTTTGTTCTTCATCACCGGTGGGATCAACGACGCAAATTGGTCGATGATCGAAGCGACGCTCGCAGACGAACCGATCGATATCCACGTGATCCAGCCCGATCGCGCGATCTTCGCAGACCTGACGATCTCGCATCATATTTCACACACCGCCTACTTCCGGCTGCTGACTGCCGAACTGTTGCCAAGCGATGTGCGACGGGTGATCTATCTCGATTCGGACCTGTTCATCCAAGAGGACCTTGGCCACTTGTGGGCGTTGCCGATCGAAGCCAATTTCTGCCTGGCAACCGTCGACGTCGCTTGCCCCTATGTCGACGCGCGACTTGGATGTGCGAACTATCGCATGGCCAATCCTTATATGGCGTCGCTCTCTCCGATCCGGAACTACCGCGAACTAGGGCTCGACGGATCCAGCGAGTACTTCAATAGCGGCGTGATGGTTCTGAATCTTGACCTGTGGCGCAAGGAAGAGATGGCGACGCGATTGCTGAAAACGCTCCGCGATAATCAAAAGTACGTTTGGTGCTGGGATCAGTACGCGCTCAACGTGGCTTGTCATGGCAACTGGGGACGCTTTGATCCGCGCTGGAACCAGGGGGCGCATGTGTTTGAGTATCCGTCGGCACGGCACGCGCCAATCGAAGTGAACCAATGGGATCGGATGCGGACCGATCCGGCGATCGTGCACTTCACGACAGAATTCAAGCCTTGGCAACACAACTCCAATCACCCTCGCAGCGAAGTCTTTTACGAGGGGCTGGATGAAACTGCCTGGCGCGGGTGGCGGCCCGATACCAGCAGGTCCAACTTCAAGGATTGGTTCAATCGGCAAGTGCTTGCCGCGATCAAACAAGCGACGATCTCTTCCCGACGATTGACTTCGATGTGGGCCGCAGGATAA
- a CDS encoding glycosyltransferase, whose protein sequence is MNTLLLVTDQPFWRRENGSQQRSWALLQFLKSQGFRATCFYMVPLTDSDILATRELGLQIVAFDPNGSWFAKRVQRIANMFGRRRRKAKRPASQAAGVSKSPPATLQTYRWPAAPAQFQKLVARLHPDLVLCNYVIWGNLLEAFPSGQRPFLAVVDTQDVLHQRQQSFSRYGADHWIEITRDEEAQTLGLFDLILAAQADEAKTLRAMVPEVDVVQVGHDHDRHARPDVIDPPRRLPDAPVRIGMIGSGNAANRDGLRWFIDEVWNNGLSAQNVELLVAGSLSSEMDGPTDSGAPQVRCLGVVQPLDAFYDQVDVVINPIRFGSGIKIKTIEAFRFGKPLVVHPHSTQGLSEAAKEAVLVADTAAEFSAACQRLVDSAAMRREMSQRMLQFDRTELSAKSVYSDLVAWLREHDLCLASGRPA, encoded by the coding sequence ATGAATACTCTGTTACTCGTTACCGATCAACCGTTCTGGCGGCGAGAGAATGGATCGCAGCAGCGATCTTGGGCACTGCTGCAGTTTCTGAAGTCGCAAGGTTTTCGCGCGACCTGCTTCTACATGGTGCCGCTGACCGATAGCGACATCCTGGCGACGCGCGAACTCGGATTACAGATCGTTGCGTTTGATCCGAATGGCTCTTGGTTTGCAAAGCGAGTTCAGAGGATCGCGAACATGTTCGGTCGACGACGTCGCAAAGCGAAGCGTCCCGCTTCTCAAGCTGCCGGTGTTTCAAAGTCGCCGCCGGCCACGCTGCAAACCTATCGCTGGCCAGCTGCGCCGGCGCAGTTTCAAAAACTGGTCGCCCGCCTGCATCCCGATTTGGTCCTCTGCAATTACGTTATCTGGGGCAACCTGCTGGAAGCGTTCCCGTCCGGCCAGCGACCTTTTCTGGCGGTTGTCGATACGCAGGACGTGCTGCACCAGAGGCAACAGAGCTTCTCGCGGTACGGAGCCGACCATTGGATCGAGATCACTCGCGACGAAGAGGCTCAGACGCTTGGCCTGTTCGATTTGATTCTCGCCGCCCAAGCCGACGAAGCGAAGACGCTTCGCGCGATGGTGCCCGAGGTCGACGTCGTTCAAGTCGGTCACGATCACGATCGGCACGCGAGGCCAGATGTCATCGATCCGCCGCGGCGGTTGCCGGACGCCCCCGTCCGGATCGGGATGATTGGATCTGGCAATGCCGCCAATCGCGATGGCCTGCGATGGTTTATCGACGAGGTCTGGAATAACGGCCTGTCGGCGCAGAATGTTGAATTGCTCGTGGCCGGATCGCTGAGCAGCGAGATGGATGGCCCAACGGATTCAGGGGCACCGCAGGTTCGCTGTCTGGGAGTGGTGCAACCGCTTGACGCTTTTTACGACCAAGTCGATGTGGTGATCAATCCGATCCGGTTTGGAAGCGGCATCAAAATCAAGACGATCGAAGCGTTTCGGTTTGGCAAGCCGCTGGTGGTCCATCCCCACAGCACTCAAGGGCTCTCCGAAGCAGCAAAAGAGGCAGTGTTGGTTGCCGATACCGCCGCGGAATTTTCCGCTGCCTGCCAGCGATTGGTCGATAGTGCGGCGATGCGGCGCGAGATGTCGCAACGGATGTTGCAGTTCGATCGGACTGAACTGTCGGCGAAATCGGTCTACAGCGACCTGGTCGCGTGGCTGCGCGAGCACGACCTTTGTCTCGCCAGCGGCCGTCCCGCTTGA